From the genome of candidate division KSB1 bacterium, one region includes:
- a CDS encoding DUF1566 domain-containing protein, which produces MVKQPMLKVFISHAWEDNEFARRLATQLRNDGVEVWIYFAQLKDRDYPVEMFGSAIEDCDIFLLVWSYHAAAARNVFAEWRMASQLKKTILSCLLDDTRQLDPFRSFLFVRFADFDHGYATLKTLLNLNDQPSSAPVEAKSCQTSDIANPTRMKPRDQAQQLSETQVTNLIKKCDFFDIKRNISGRGASGQLEIFELSGDAMVFDPQSKLLWQQSGSQESMWFEQTQEWLKALNQRGYGGYHDWRLPTLEEAMSLMRNHNETTSLYIDPIFDPKQLSIWTADASEKRTRAWVVFFNYGCCHLNYHDFNHFVRAVRSHIER; this is translated from the coding sequence ATGGTCAAACAACCCATGTTGAAGGTGTTTATCAGCCATGCCTGGGAAGACAATGAATTTGCCAGACGTCTGGCAACACAGTTACGGAATGACGGAGTTGAGGTCTGGATTTATTTTGCGCAACTCAAGGATCGCGATTATCCCGTCGAGATGTTTGGAAGCGCGATTGAAGATTGCGATATTTTTTTGTTAGTCTGGTCATATCATGCTGCTGCTGCCCGGAATGTTTTTGCAGAATGGCGAATGGCCTCGCAGCTAAAAAAGACCATTCTGAGTTGTTTGTTAGACGATACTCGACAATTGGACCCATTTCGGAGCTTTCTATTTGTCAGATTTGCTGATTTCGATCATGGCTATGCCACTCTCAAAACCTTGCTGAATTTAAATGACCAACCGTCGTCAGCTCCAGTTGAGGCAAAATCATGTCAGACCAGCGATATTGCTAATCCTACCCGAATGAAGCCCAGAGACCAAGCCCAGCAATTGAGTGAAACACAGGTTACTAATCTGATTAAAAAGTGTGATTTTTTTGACATCAAACGAAACATATCTGGGCGAGGGGCTTCAGGCCAACTGGAAATATTCGAACTATCAGGGGACGCCATGGTTTTCGACCCGCAATCCAAATTGCTCTGGCAACAGAGCGGCTCTCAGGAGTCTATGTGGTTTGAACAGACGCAAGAATGGCTCAAGGCCCTAAACCAAAGAGGCTATGGTGGATATCATGATTGGCGGCTCCCGACTTTAGAGGAAGCCATGAGTTTGATGCGCAATCATAATGAAACCACCAGCCTTTATATTGATCCAATTTTTGACCCCAAACAGCTTTCGATTTGGACCGCTGATGCGTCAGAAAAGCGAACGCGCGCGTGGGTCGTTTTTTTCAACTATGGTTGTTGCCATTTGAACTATCATGATTTTAATCATTTCGTCCGCGCGGTGCGCTCCCACATCGAAAGATAG
- a CDS encoding outer membrane protein transport protein produces the protein MKRFTSYATFFCVLLIAGSVFASGVALTGIGARATALGGNYRAISNDWSAMFWNPAGLSQIQGFHIGGSFELITPTSKVTLAPYALPFAVYKTEEFKNEPKTFPIPAAGFVYGAEKMSFGLSVFAPFGLGAKWDAMNTAAYNPDYPEFDFEDDLQVIDIHPTFAYQVSDKLSVGLGGSVVLTNIMIRKPTTTPNPLLADPNYAPLKVGVLKPLGLDQPIYNYILTETKLEGDGIGFGFNLGLKYNLTECLSLGLSGNYYNDVSLDGKISATTYFAKADQTKFATLQGTLNTMVQQGMLSAAQAQQILGIYSGQKQVRYDNAKGDATLPLPMTLGAGLAFSGVENLLLSADVSWTQWSAWDVIPIEMEDGTKMELVENWKDGIRVGLGAEYTLLPSLKLRAGYYTEPSAIPDETLTITIPDISRRHALNFGASYHLGPLSVFASYEKIFIGDRIVSSWVMTQDKTGFDNMAGTYKMDVNNFMFGLGYNF, from the coding sequence ATGAAACGATTCACATCTTATGCTACGTTCTTTTGCGTTTTGTTGATAGCTGGTTCCGTGTTCGCCTCTGGTGTGGCGCTCACAGGCATTGGCGCCCGAGCTACTGCTTTGGGTGGCAACTATCGCGCAATTTCTAATGATTGGAGTGCGATGTTCTGGAACCCGGCTGGTCTAAGCCAAATTCAGGGTTTTCACATTGGTGGCAGTTTTGAGCTGATCACTCCAACATCAAAAGTGACGTTAGCTCCATACGCATTGCCATTTGCCGTTTACAAAACTGAAGAATTCAAAAATGAGCCCAAGACCTTCCCCATCCCAGCCGCTGGTTTTGTCTATGGCGCGGAAAAAATGAGCTTCGGCTTGAGCGTTTTTGCACCGTTCGGCCTCGGCGCGAAGTGGGACGCCATGAACACGGCTGCTTACAATCCCGATTATCCTGAATTCGATTTTGAAGATGATCTCCAGGTCATCGATATCCATCCGACCTTCGCTTATCAGGTGAGCGATAAATTATCTGTGGGCTTGGGGGGTAGCGTTGTTTTGACCAATATTATGATTCGCAAACCCACCACCACTCCGAATCCACTGTTGGCAGATCCAAATTATGCACCGCTCAAGGTTGGCGTCCTCAAACCTTTGGGTCTGGATCAACCGATCTATAATTATATCCTGACTGAGACCAAACTAGAGGGTGACGGCATTGGCTTTGGTTTCAATCTTGGTCTCAAATATAATCTGACCGAATGTTTATCTTTAGGTCTATCGGGCAATTATTATAACGATGTTTCTTTGGATGGCAAGATCAGCGCCACCACCTATTTTGCCAAGGCCGATCAGACGAAATTTGCCACTCTACAGGGTACATTGAACACAATGGTTCAACAGGGGATGTTGAGCGCGGCTCAGGCCCAACAGATTTTAGGGATTTATAGTGGCCAGAAGCAAGTGCGATATGATAACGCCAAAGGCGACGCAACCCTCCCCTTGCCAATGACATTAGGAGCTGGGCTCGCTTTTTCTGGCGTCGAGAATCTGCTGCTCAGCGCAGATGTCTCCTGGACCCAATGGTCTGCCTGGGACGTTATCCCCATTGAAATGGAAGACGGCACGAAAATGGAATTGGTCGAAAATTGGAAGGATGGGATCCGTGTTGGACTCGGCGCCGAATATACGCTGTTGCCATCACTAAAGCTCCGAGCTGGTTATTACACCGAGCCATCTGCTATTCCCGATGAGACATTGACCATCACCATTCCCGATATCAGTCGGCGCCATGCCCTGAACTTTGGCGCCAGTTACCATCTCGGCCCACTTAGCGTGTTCGCCAGCTATGAGAAGATATTTATCGGCGACCGCATAGTCAGCTCATGGGTAATGACCCAAGATAAAACCGGTTTTGATAATATGGCCGGTACCTACAAAATGGACGTGAACAACTTCATGTTCGGACTGGGCTACAACTTCTAA
- a CDS encoding methionyl-tRNA formyltransferase, whose amino-acid sequence MKVRGKSKIVFMGGNLLGCNCLRYLLRAKNVKILKVVGNYHDNGSVIEPRVWNASLARVALNRNLPFIQPKSTHNLQFINDIQNIDRPDFIFTLEYDKILDPMILAIPRIGTINIHFSPLPRHRGQFPVVWSLLEDDEAGITLHWVTEKIHAGDIIATQKIRIEPEDTAYSLYMKLTKVGLELFKSYFPKIIKGTAPRIPQDESQANYHAAGYPEQRIINWNKSAKEIDRFIRALTFPEFEPARTYFHDMEISILHPVEVLPPESNGSLHAPGTIVNIGTDGLIVKTGDGDILIKKIRINESLPIDAYKLARLFDLHVGEAFRNIEKLHVETQLNLIVP is encoded by the coding sequence ATGAAGGTGAGAGGAAAATCGAAAATCGTATTTATGGGAGGCAATCTACTGGGTTGTAATTGTCTCCGATATTTGTTGCGGGCAAAGAATGTGAAGATTTTGAAAGTGGTTGGCAATTATCATGACAATGGTTCTGTGATTGAGCCGCGCGTTTGGAATGCTTCTTTGGCTCGGGTGGCATTGAATCGGAATTTGCCGTTTATTCAACCGAAATCGACGCACAACTTGCAATTCATCAATGATATTCAAAACATCGATCGTCCCGATTTTATTTTTACTCTTGAGTACGACAAGATATTGGATCCGATGATCCTCGCCATCCCTCGGATTGGAACGATCAATATCCATTTTTCACCTCTGCCAAGGCATCGCGGTCAGTTTCCAGTGGTCTGGTCATTATTGGAGGACGACGAAGCGGGAATCACCCTGCATTGGGTGACCGAGAAAATCCACGCTGGTGATATCATCGCCACTCAGAAAATCCGAATTGAGCCAGAAGATACAGCCTATTCTTTGTATATGAAACTAACAAAGGTCGGCTTAGAGCTGTTCAAAAGCTATTTTCCAAAGATCATCAAAGGGACTGCTCCGCGAATCCCACAGGATGAGAGTCAAGCCAATTATCATGCCGCCGGATATCCAGAACAGCGCATTATTAACTGGAACAAATCAGCAAAAGAGATCGATCGCTTCATTCGAGCGCTTACTTTTCCTGAGTTCGAACCAGCGCGCACCTATTTTCATGATATGGAGATAAGCATACTGCACCCCGTAGAGGTGCTGCCCCCTGAATCTAATGGTTCACTGCACGCACCTGGGACAATTGTTAATATTGGCACAGATGGACTGATTGTCAAGACCGGCGACGGTGATATTTTGATTAAAAAAATCCGGATCAATGAATCATTGCCGATCGATGCTTATAAGCTGGCTCGATTATTTGATCTTCACGTTGGCGAAGCATTCAGAAATATCGAAAAGCTCCATGTCGAAACGCAGCTCAATCTCATTGTTCCCTGA